Below is a genomic region from Tepidiforma bonchosmolovskayae.
TCCGGCTCCATCTCGAACACCGCGTTCGTCCCGTGCAGGGCGAACCACCGCCCGCCCCGCTCCACGAACCGTGCCAGGTTCTCCACCTCGGCCTCGCCCGGGCGCAGGTCGCACGTGTACGTCACCACGAACCGGCAGCCCGCGATTCCCTCGATGTCCCGGAAATCGCGCCCGACGAGCACCCGCACGTCCTCGTGCTCCGCCAGCAGCTCCAGCAGCCGCAGCCGCGGGTAGTCGAAGTCGTGCCAGTTGCCCCCGCACACCAGGTAGCCGTCAATCCGGCCCATCGCGCACCCCTCCTTCGCGCGCCGGCGCCCCGGGCTAGAAGTTCACCCGCTTCGTGAAACCGCCGTCGACGACCAGGTTCACCCCGGTAATCCACGAGGCCGCAGGGCTCGCCAGGAACGCTACCGCCCGCGCCACCTCCTCCGGCGTGCCCATCCGCCCCATCGGCTGCTGCTTCAGCGTCGCCTCATAGAACTGCGGCATCGCCTGCCTGATCATCGCCCACGGCCCGCCCTCGAAGTAAATCGGCCCCGGCGAGACCACGTTCACCCGGATCCCCTTCGACGCATAGGCCTGCGAGAGCGCATTCGCGTAGTTGATGAGCGCCGCCTTCATTGCACCGTAGCCGTTCGGCTGCCCGAACGTCTCCACGGCCGCCGTCGTGCTGATGAACACCACCGCCGGCGCCTCCGACTTCTCCAGGAACGGCCGGGCCGCCTCGAAACCGCGGACTGCGCCCAGCATGTCGACCTCGAAGTTCTGCACGAATCCCTGCTCGCCCGGCGCGGCGCCCCCGCTGGTGTTGCTCACGAAGATGTCGATCCCGCCGAGCTGCTCGCCGGCGCGCGCGATCCAGGCGATGTACTCGTCCCGCTTGCCCACGTCGACCGGCTCCGCCGCGACGGTCACGCCATGGCGCCGCAGCGCCTCCGCGGCAGCGTTCAGCCCGTCCGGCGTCCGCGCGCAGATGCCGAGGTGCACGCCCTCAGCCGCCAGCGTCTCCGCGATCGCCCGGCCGATGCCGCGGCTCGCACCCGTGATCAGCGCACGCTTCCCCTGCAGTCCAAGGTCCATCTCATCGAACTCCTTCCCGGGATTCGCTCCCGAAACGATACCGATTGGTTCACGCCAGGGTGACCGTCCCCGTATCCCCGTCGACCGTCACCACCTGGCCGTCGCGGATGACCCGCGTGGCGTACTTCGCCCCGACGACCGCCGGGATGCCGTACTCCCGCGCCACAATCGCCGCGTGGCTCAGCATGCCGCCGGTCTCCACCACCAGCGCCGCGGCCGGCACGAACAGCGGCGCCATCGGCGCATCGAACACCGGCAGCACGAGCACCTCGCCCGGCTGGACCTCCGTCTCGAGCGCCGCATCAGCGCTGGCGATGACCCGCGCCGGGCCGGTCGCCTTCCCGGGGCTGACACCCTGCCCGCTCAGCGCCGCCGCGCCCGGGCCGGCCGCCTCGCCCGCGGGGACGAGCTGCGTCGGCAGCTCGAACACGCCCCCCGGCAGCCGGTAGCCCTCCAGCCGGCGGTACTCCTCCTGACGCTCCCGCACCGCCGCCTTCGCGGCTGCCGGGTCCAGCGTCTCGAACTGGCGCACCTCCGCCAGCCGCAGGAAGAACACGTCCTCCGTCTGCTCCAGCGCGCCCCGCCGCACCAGCCGCCGGCCAATCTCCAAAAGCGGCGGCCGGAACGCCCGGCAGGCCCGCGCCCAGTTCGCCTTCGTCCCTTCGCGGCCGCGGTTGAGCCGCTGCGCCATCACCAGCGTCTCCCGGAACTGTCGCCGCACGCGGTTCGGCAGCAGGCTCTCCACCCGCGCCTCGAGCCGCTCCCGCGCCGCAGCCGCCCGCGCCTCCTTCCGGTGCGGGTCCGCCGAGGCCGGCGCCGCCATATCGGCCCGGAGCGCCCCCAGCAGGAACCCCGGCGCCTCGTCCCACGTCGACGTCGACGGGTCGGTCTCCCGCTGCCCGCGGTACCCGTACTCCCGGATCAGCTCCCGGTACCGCGTCGCGAACGCCTCCCAGGCCGGCGACACCGGTGCCGCCAGCCGCGCCAGCAGCGCCTCCGTCGGCAGCTCCGC
It encodes:
- a CDS encoding SDR family NAD(P)-dependent oxidoreductase, giving the protein MDLGLQGKRALITGASRGIGRAIAETLAAEGVHLGICARTPDGLNAAAEALRRHGVTVAAEPVDVGKRDEYIAWIARAGEQLGGIDIFVSNTSGGAAPGEQGFVQNFEVDMLGAVRGFEAARPFLEKSEAPAVVFISTTAAVETFGQPNGYGAMKAALINYANALSQAYASKGIRVNVVSPGPIYFEGGPWAMIRQAMPQFYEATLKQQPMGRMGTPEEVARAVAFLASPAASWITGVNLVVDGGFTKRVNF
- a CDS encoding PEP-utilizing enzyme; its protein translation is MTEKLCSWDAEPNPRYRLVTTGNVEEVLPGVIKPLTADLINQWDYRFTTRMAEELGVLDLVPTAPPPAMNVLGVVGGRWTLGVAWSMAITSTYQVGGGTDMLQQFVEGEGLTAGQAQDIKRAKAARRRIMARWRNAEREIARGAEISTKAYRQAWAREYPRLGADDLLHAIDENIEAVAGLFVSHVIVSVGGAEYTGILGAMLDQHVPKHPPTWVTTLTSALRDVESAKPGKATWDLARAGRQSAVIAAAFAELPTEALLARLAAPVSPAWEAFATRYRELIREYGYRGQRETDPSTSTWDEAPGFLLGALRADMAAPASADPHRKEARAAAARERLEARVESLLPNRVRRQFRETLVMAQRLNRGREGTKANWARACRAFRPPLLEIGRRLVRRGALEQTEDVFFLRLAEVRQFETLDPAAAKAAVRERQEEYRRLEGYRLPGGVFELPTQLVPAGEAAGPGAAALSGQGVSPGKATGPARVIASADAALETEVQPGEVLVLPVFDAPMAPLFVPAAALVVETGGMLSHAAIVAREYGIPAVVGAKYATRVIRDGQVVTVDGDTGTVTLA